Proteins encoded together in one Desulfosporosinus meridiei DSM 13257 window:
- a CDS encoding DinB family protein, with translation MRDINERLNYLIQSVPAKVKQYSEQEFSVRIEDRWSKKEILGHLCDSATNNHHRFIKIQFEKQPFVIVPYDQNNWVLIQDYQNMPLDEIITLWTVLNRHILRIISKIPEEKLGYVCDIGDNKSMTFFELVQDYLRHLEHHLKQIFGTSEL, from the coding sequence ATGAGAGATATTAACGAAAGGCTTAACTACTTAATTCAATCAGTACCTGCCAAGGTCAAACAATATTCAGAACAAGAATTTTCAGTCCGCATAGAAGACAGGTGGTCGAAAAAGGAGATACTGGGCCATTTATGTGATTCCGCTACTAACAATCATCATAGGTTTATAAAAATTCAATTTGAGAAGCAGCCTTTTGTGATAGTGCCTTATGACCAAAACAATTGGGTTCTGATTCAGGATTATCAAAATATGCCGCTGGATGAGATAATCACCCTCTGGACGGTTTTAAATAGGCATATCCTTAGAATCATCTCAAAAATACCGGAAGAGAAACTGGGTTATGTGTGTGATATAGGTGATAATAAATCCATGACCTTCTTTGAGTTGGTTCAGGATTACCTGAGACACCTGGAGCATCACTTAAAACAAATCTTTGGTACATCGGAACTTTAA
- a CDS encoding VanZ family protein has product MPSRLNKLVRKIPGVLFLIYFTYLLYRLFFFAYSEYFRFSVEDLRFNLIPFKTILTYISWVNDDNIDVWFYNLFGNVLAFMPMGFLLPLVFTKLKSAKAIMITIFITSSVLEGIQLISKLGTADIDDVILNTLGGFLGYLLLMKSRRLLRKSVRLEED; this is encoded by the coding sequence ATGCCTTCCAGATTAAATAAGCTGGTGCGAAAAATCCCAGGGGTGCTTTTCCTTATTTATTTTACCTATTTGCTCTATAGACTTTTCTTTTTTGCCTACAGTGAATACTTTAGATTTTCCGTGGAGGACCTGCGGTTTAATCTAATTCCCTTTAAAACAATCCTTACCTATATAAGTTGGGTCAATGATGATAATATTGATGTTTGGTTTTATAACTTGTTTGGCAATGTCTTAGCGTTTATGCCCATGGGTTTTCTGCTGCCCCTTGTTTTTACTAAGCTCAAAAGTGCAAAAGCTATTATGATTACTATCTTTATAACAAGTTCTGTCCTGGAAGGAATACAGCTAATCTCAAAACTCGGGACGGCGGATATTGATGATGTTATTTTAAATACACTCGGTGGATTCTTGGGCTATCTCTTGCTGATGAAGAGCCGAAGGCTGTTGAGAAAATCAGTGCGACTGGAAGAGGATTAA
- a CDS encoding helix-turn-helix transcriptional regulator gives MRNRIQELRKEKRITQEELAVLCNVTRQTIISLENGRYNPSIFLAHKIAQVFHLTIEEVFLFEEDTHELR, from the coding sequence GTGAGAAACCGTATTCAAGAATTGCGTAAAGAGAAGCGCATCACGCAAGAAGAGCTAGCTGTTTTATGTAATGTCACTAGACAAACAATTATTTCCTTAGAAAATGGCCGTTATAACCCTTCGATTTTTCTTGCACACAAAATTGCTCAAGTATTTCATTTAACAATTGAAGAAGTATTTCTTTTTGAGGAGGATACTCATGAACTACGCTAA
- a CDS encoding sigma-70 family RNA polymerase sigma factor — translation MKTDQNNYIRRLKDKKEEALEFVMDEYFPLVKGIVTHILLPLERRELAEECISDVFLSVWLNAQKFRGESEADFRKWLCAIAKYRAIDFYRREKKRLEIPSSDNESMDICLPEESAEEQVLFKESTREMEKMLSLFSPTDRRIFIMKFFWGMPSEEISKKLGLTKSAVDNRIYRGKKQLVKGVISLGDGGK, via the coding sequence ATGAAGACGGATCAAAACAATTACATACGGCGCTTGAAAGATAAAAAGGAAGAAGCCCTAGAATTTGTTATGGATGAATACTTCCCTTTAGTGAAGGGGATTGTCACTCATATATTACTCCCCTTAGAAAGACGGGAACTGGCAGAGGAATGCATAAGCGATGTTTTTCTTTCTGTATGGCTTAATGCCCAAAAATTCAGGGGTGAGAGCGAGGCGGATTTTCGCAAATGGCTCTGTGCTATAGCGAAATACAGGGCCATTGATTTTTATCGTCGCGAAAAAAAGCGGCTGGAAATTCCTTCATCCGATAATGAAAGCATGGACATCTGCCTGCCAGAGGAATCCGCAGAGGAGCAAGTTCTTTTTAAGGAGAGTACCCGGGAGATGGAAAAAATGTTGAGTTTATTTTCTCCTACGGATCGAAGGATATTTATTATGAAATTTTTCTGGGGTATGCCCTCCGAAGAAATTTCCAAGAAACTGGGCTTGACAAAATCGGCGGTGGATAACCGTATTTACAGAGGCAAAAAACAACTTGTGAAAGGCGTCATAAGTTTAGGAGATGGAGGCAAATAA
- a CDS encoding DUF4179 domain-containing protein, with translation MKDIYELFNDMDMDMNEFEEVEADELERARVKKMVRERIAQSGNSGGLEKRGKSRARAAAVAIVIMAAGIGGLGLAFPAYAKEVPVVGDIFRFLDGGRRGVYDLYAESALDIDMVKADNGIEVALNQGVYDGKTLVLTYTIKTTKDYGENPHLDSAIEVNFAQGTAGSEGLKKVSPGVYVGQSNYTFFSEKENRDAISFRWSVSGLTDMDEGLKEEENMTTACRLNFNVSLKTLDYKVLDIAENQSIAQRVAVSLKRLSATPINTILYYAEEVPSNLVNSVQIAWEIKDDLGNVYAYNENGGQGKINGEMLKMEYVLTFKRLDPQAKTLFITPTLKLAHSQGGGVEISENGKETTSMYKELPAGIAAGEWTMKQVTIDISSLK, from the coding sequence ATGAAGGATATATATGAACTTTTTAACGACATGGATATGGATATGAATGAGTTTGAAGAGGTCGAAGCAGATGAACTGGAAAGAGCCAGAGTTAAAAAAATGGTGAGAGAGAGGATTGCCCAATCCGGCAATTCAGGAGGCCTGGAAAAAAGGGGGAAAAGTAGGGCTCGGGCGGCGGCAGTCGCAATAGTGATTATGGCGGCTGGTATCGGTGGCTTGGGACTGGCTTTTCCTGCTTATGCCAAAGAAGTTCCTGTTGTAGGGGATATTTTCCGGTTTTTAGATGGAGGGCGCAGGGGAGTTTATGATCTATATGCGGAAAGCGCTCTGGATATCGATATGGTAAAGGCGGACAACGGTATTGAAGTAGCGCTGAATCAAGGCGTCTATGACGGAAAAACTTTAGTCCTAACTTATACCATAAAGACTACCAAGGATTATGGCGAAAATCCACACCTAGATAGTGCAATTGAGGTCAACTTCGCTCAGGGAACCGCAGGGAGCGAGGGGTTGAAAAAGGTCAGCCCCGGGGTCTATGTGGGGCAGAGCAACTACACTTTTTTCAGTGAGAAGGAAAACAGGGATGCTATTTCTTTCCGCTGGAGTGTTTCCGGTCTGACTGATATGGATGAAGGATTAAAGGAAGAAGAGAATATGACGACAGCTTGCCGGCTGAATTTCAACGTATCTTTAAAAACACTGGATTATAAAGTGCTGGACATTGCTGAAAACCAGTCTATAGCTCAGAGGGTGGCGGTCAGCTTAAAGCGCCTCTCGGCAACCCCGATTAATACAATTCTGTATTACGCTGAGGAAGTTCCCAGCAATCTGGTCAACTCGGTGCAGATAGCTTGGGAAATCAAGGATGATTTAGGTAATGTATATGCCTATAATGAGAATGGAGGACAGGGCAAAATCAACGGAGAAATGCTTAAAATGGAATATGTCCTGACCTTTAAGCGCCTTGATCCCCAGGCGAAAACCCTATTTATCACACCGACTTTGAAACTGGCTCATTCCCAGGGAGGTGGTGTAGAAATCTCTGAAAACGGAAAGGAAACAACCTCAATGTACAAAGAGCTGCCGGCAGGAATTGCGGCCGGAGAGTGGACAATGAAGCAGGTTACTATAGATATCAGTTCTCTGAAGTAA
- a CDS encoding UDP-N-acetylglucosamine--LPS N-acetylglucosamine transferase, with protein sequence MRSMRVLVFSATYGAGHIMAAEALIQALKDIKPSVEVIHEDFMGLYNNAVNRMIRISYISMIKCAPKLWGAFYQSTKDLTHDSIFQTLINNIGRKQLIKYIYSLQPDLIICTYPTISGLLAQLRSIGKLNIPLVTVITDYTTHCQWIHPGVDLYIVGSPQVRDGLVERGINSKSIKVTGIPVSPNFDRILNPSEARQSLGLKNDRFTFLIMGGAYGVLSNVKWMCKYIANTDAPIQGIVVCGKDQRLYRSLDSVIEEASNPIVRLDFVNNIDVLMTASDVIITKAGGLTVSEALTKHLPMIIFKPIPGQEENNANYIEAIGAGKIAYTQQELLNFIKELIENRHIIERMRSSSAHAFPGHSAERAVKAILNLIYEMPSTRSAGANPAV encoded by the coding sequence ATGAGGTCAATGCGTGTACTAGTATTTTCTGCAACGTATGGAGCGGGTCATATTATGGCTGCAGAAGCATTAATACAGGCCCTTAAAGATATAAAACCTTCAGTAGAAGTCATTCATGAGGATTTCATGGGGCTATACAACAATGCAGTCAATCGAATGATTAGGATTTCGTATATTAGTATGATTAAATGTGCACCAAAACTTTGGGGTGCTTTCTACCAAAGCACTAAAGACCTCACGCACGATTCTATATTTCAGACACTTATTAATAACATTGGCCGGAAACAATTAATTAAATACATTTATAGTTTGCAGCCTGACCTTATTATTTGCACTTACCCAACCATATCTGGACTGCTTGCTCAGCTCAGAAGCATAGGTAAACTAAATATTCCATTAGTAACCGTAATAACTGACTATACGACTCATTGTCAATGGATTCACCCAGGCGTTGATTTGTATATTGTTGGCAGCCCACAGGTACGGGATGGTCTTGTTGAAAGAGGAATTAACTCAAAATCTATTAAAGTTACAGGAATCCCTGTGAGTCCTAATTTTGACCGTATCTTAAATCCTTCTGAGGCACGGCAAAGTTTAGGGCTCAAAAATGATCGATTTACCTTTTTAATTATGGGGGGCGCTTACGGTGTTCTTAGTAACGTAAAGTGGATGTGTAAATATATTGCCAACACTGATGCACCTATTCAAGGGATTGTCGTCTGCGGCAAAGATCAGCGGCTTTATCGCTCACTAGATTCAGTAATAGAAGAGGCTAGTAATCCCATTGTACGCCTTGATTTCGTTAATAACATAGATGTATTAATGACAGCATCAGATGTGATAATTACAAAGGCTGGTGGACTAACTGTGTCTGAAGCCTTAACGAAGCATCTACCCATGATTATATTTAAACCTATTCCTGGGCAAGAAGAAAATAATGCAAACTATATCGAAGCTATCGGAGCTGGGAAAATCGCTTATACCCAGCAAGAGTTACTAAATTTTATTAAGGAACTCATTGAAAATCGACATATTATTGAGCGAATGAGGTCCTCTTCAGCACACGCCTTTCCAGGGCACTCAGCCGAACGTGCTGTCAAAGCCATTCTTAATCTAATCTATGAGATGCCATCAACTCGTTCTGCAGGTGCAAATCCTGCTGTTTAG
- a CDS encoding TVP38/TMEM64 family protein, producing MKQRISNKTYCSKKPSWVLMVIVAVFIFFIVAFFYLDRHNAISSLIKSLGPLGVLLAIFLMALLCMTPIPSEGLVLMYLKIYGVFWGTLLAWVGSNVGSLIIFFILKHYGQFLLDKLISKERFETVNQWVKRRGTYGLLIARLLPIPAFAVNYIASLIPSIKLWPYLWTQMVTIIPYYVGTALVFLGVAKDTWYWLIIGGLAIAAFWSISYFLNRKKIPN from the coding sequence ATGAAACAAAGGATTTCTAACAAAACTTATTGCTCTAAAAAACCCAGTTGGGTTCTTATGGTAATAGTAGCTGTCTTTATCTTCTTTATCGTGGCCTTCTTTTATCTAGATCGGCATAATGCTATTTCTTCCTTGATAAAAAGTCTTGGCCCGTTAGGGGTATTACTCGCTATCTTTCTTATGGCCTTACTCTGTATGACACCAATTCCCTCAGAAGGGTTGGTGTTAATGTATCTTAAAATCTACGGAGTATTTTGGGGAACACTTTTGGCTTGGGTTGGCTCAAACGTCGGCTCTCTTATTATTTTTTTTATCCTTAAGCATTATGGTCAATTTCTTCTCGATAAGCTTATTAGCAAAGAGCGTTTCGAGACGGTTAATCAATGGGTAAAACGCCGAGGAACCTATGGATTGCTTATTGCACGTCTCCTACCTATTCCCGCGTTCGCTGTTAATTATATTGCAAGCCTAATTCCCTCAATTAAATTGTGGCCCTATCTTTGGACCCAGATGGTCACCATTATTCCTTACTATGTTGGAACAGCTTTAGTATTCTTGGGAGTTGCTAAGGACACCTGGTATTGGTTAATAATTGGAGGCCTTGCCATTGCAGCTTTTTGGAGTATCAGCTACTTCTTAAATCGAAAGAAAATACCTAATTGA
- a CDS encoding polysaccharide deacetylase family protein, whose protein sequence is MSWWLWLPFGILLCIFVYAILPDLFLHRLGIGSWKRQYSSGVALTFDDGPDPVYTPQLLNILGSNNIPAAFFVVGEKAQQNPNLLKAILAQGHQIGVHSLKHRYAWFQSPWTTWHHWDEAVAAVEQITEKPVQWIRPPWGTFNLALWFWIIIRKKKAVLWTSEGHDWKVCNKPDQIANRVLEHINEGSIIVLHDSGGQMKAPENTLKAVEILCRRIGEEQKLPIIKLEIPTWSMTRRLTYRFWEMWENGFAKLYKIERISANNLLRLSQKRYKGPTLYSSEGRLLAKDGDIVGEIHFDNARFMGKETDSQLIALKALREIRSSLSEVAAYIKQNPNYAEIKVFLGLTLIHRGVKGLGFEVNDVPITLNTRLIAFLQRFILKIYHPGGKVRAQKMNKTYPKLVFITRDELIYRWLN, encoded by the coding sequence ATGAGTTGGTGGCTTTGGCTCCCATTTGGAATCCTACTCTGTATCTTTGTGTATGCCATTCTTCCTGACTTATTTCTCCATCGTCTTGGTATAGGAAGTTGGAAGAGACAATATTCTTCGGGTGTAGCCCTTACTTTTGATGACGGGCCAGACCCTGTCTACACTCCCCAATTGCTGAATATTTTAGGATCCAATAATATTCCTGCTGCATTTTTCGTGGTCGGAGAAAAAGCTCAACAAAATCCCAATCTTCTGAAGGCTATCTTAGCCCAAGGTCACCAAATTGGTGTTCATAGTTTGAAGCATCGGTATGCTTGGTTTCAGTCTCCTTGGACAACTTGGCATCATTGGGATGAAGCTGTTGCAGCGGTTGAACAAATTACCGAAAAACCAGTGCAATGGATACGGCCACCTTGGGGAACTTTTAATTTGGCATTATGGTTTTGGATCATTATACGTAAGAAGAAAGCTGTGCTTTGGACAAGTGAGGGTCATGATTGGAAAGTTTGTAATAAACCAGATCAAATTGCCAACCGTGTTCTTGAGCATATAAATGAAGGATCTATCATTGTCTTACACGACTCAGGAGGGCAAATGAAAGCGCCAGAAAATACTCTTAAAGCTGTAGAAATTCTATGCCGACGTATTGGGGAAGAGCAAAAACTGCCCATTATAAAGTTAGAGATTCCAACATGGTCAATGACACGGCGTTTAACTTATCGATTTTGGGAAATGTGGGAGAACGGTTTTGCAAAACTATATAAAATTGAGAGGATTAGTGCCAATAATCTCCTGCGTCTTTCTCAAAAAAGATACAAAGGACCAACCCTTTATTCCTCAGAAGGGCGGTTATTGGCTAAGGATGGTGACATAGTCGGGGAAATACACTTTGATAATGCCCGCTTTATGGGTAAAGAGACCGATAGCCAGTTAATTGCTCTGAAAGCTTTGCGTGAAATTAGATCTTCTCTTTCAGAGGTTGCTGCATATATCAAGCAAAATCCAAATTATGCTGAAATCAAAGTGTTCCTAGGTTTAACCCTAATCCATCGTGGAGTTAAAGGACTGGGCTTTGAAGTAAATGATGTGCCTATTACCCTTAATACTCGTCTAATAGCATTTCTTCAGAGGTTTATTTTGAAAATCTACCACCCAGGTGGTAAAGTAAGAGCTCAAAAAATGAATAAGACCTATCCAAAACTCGTTTTTATTACTAGAGACGAACTCATTTATAGATGGTTAAATTAA